One Coturnix japonica isolate 7356 chromosome 20, Coturnix japonica 2.1, whole genome shotgun sequence genomic window carries:
- the MOCS3 gene encoding adenylyltransferase and sulfurtransferase MOCS3 — MVSAPYKRCSCSATCCVPSGLPSSMTMISKSVPLKAQPARERISADINRYRRISADINRYQRIPADISGYRRFVQRETRREPLCGQFDAVPVTAALGSPSRPARTYCAGSAPAATRPAAGCRARCTWAAAPTPCRRAGPPCQRRCDRDRRRGRKCPAGGGNRVRPLLSDMAEAARLRDEIERRERELRELRERLGAVMEGHRDGTERRDDGTDRRDDDTARRDDADAADAADAVFRAELPPVPGRSALSPADIQRYSRQLVLPELGVRGQLLLARCSVLVVGCGGLGCPLAQYLAAAGVGRLGLVDHDVVETSNLHRQVLHGEARTGVPKAASAAAALRRLNSGVHYVPYCGALSSRSALRLVRQYDVVADCSDNVPTRYLLNDACVLAGKPLVSGSALRLEGQLVVYNYQGGPCYRCLFPKPPPPDTVTNCADGGVLGVVPGIVGCIQALEVLKIVSGMGSTFNRFMLMFDALEGRFRNIKLRPKKSDCAVCGDNPSVTALQDYEAFCGSSATDKCRTLHLLSSKDRISVEEYKQLLDEQVPHVLLDVRPQAEVDICHLEHAVHIPLSKLEEKDKEYLEYLEKRICEEKQRTDGQASFPVYVVCKLGNDSQKAVRILQELPDKEFGPILAKDIKGGLMTWASRIDPTFPQY, encoded by the coding sequence ATGGTGTCGGCCCCGTACAAGCGCTGCAGCTGCTCGGCGACCTGCTGCGTCCCGTCCGGGCTGCCGTCATCTATGACGATGATCTCGAAATCCGTCCCGCTGAAAGCACAGCCGGCCCGGGAGCGGATATCAGCGGATATCAACAGATACCGGCGGATATCAGCGGATATCAACAGATACCAGCGGATACCAGCAGATATCAGCGGATACCGGCGCTTCGTACAGCGCGAAACGCGACGCGAGCCGCTGTGCGGGCAGTTTGACGCGGTGCCCGTTACCGCGGCGCTCGGATCTCCGTCCCGTCCCGCCCGTACCTACTGCGCAGGGTCCGCTCCAGCAGCCACACGACCAGCGGCAGGTTGTCGCGCTCGTTGTACGTGGGCAGCAGCACCGACACCTTGTCGCCGCGCCGGGCCGCCATGTCAGCGCCGCTGCGACCGGGACCGGCGGCGGGGCCGGAAGTGTCCCGCCGGAGGCGGAAACCGGGTCCGCCCGCTGCTGTCAGACATGGCGGAGGCGGCGCGGCTGAGGGATGAGATCGAGCGGCGGGAGCGGGAGCTGCGGGAACTGCGGGAACGGCTGGGAGCTGTTATGGAGGGACACAGGGATGGGACCGAGCGGCGGGATGATGGGACCGACCGGCGGGATGATGATACTGCCCGGCGGGATGAtgctgatgctgctgatgcCGCCGACGCCGTGTTCCGTGCCGAGCTCCCCCCCGTGCCCGGCCGTTCGGCGCTGAGCCCCGCCGACATCCAGCGCTACAGCCGGCAGCTGGTGCTGCCCGAGCTGGGCGTGcgggggcagctgctgctcgCCCGCTGCTCCGTGCTCGTTGTCGGCTGCGGCGGGCTGGGCTGCCCCCTGGCCCAGTACTTGGCCGCGGCCGGCGTGGGCCGCCTGGGGCTGGTGGATCACGACGTGGTGGAGACGAGCAACCTGCACCGGCAGGTGCTGCACGGGGAGGCCCGCACGGGGGTCCCCAAGGCCGCGTCCGCCGCGGCGGCTTTGCGGCGGCTGAACTCCGGCGTGCACTACGTGCCGTACTGCGGGGCTCTGAGCTCCCGCAGCGCCCTGCGCCTGGTGCGGCAGTACGACGTGGTGGCGGACTGCTCCGACAACGTGCCCACCCGGTACCTGCTGAACGACGCCTGCGTCCTGGCCGGGAAGCCGCTGGTGTCGGGCAGCGCCCTGCGGCTGGAGGGGCAGCTGGTCGTGTACAACTACCAGGGCGGGCCGTGCTACCGCTGCCTGTTCCCCAAACCGCCCCCGCCGGACACGGTGACGAACTGCGCGGACGGCGGAGTGCTGGGCGTCGTGCCGGGCATCGTGGGGTGCATTCAGGCCTTGGAAGTGTTGAAGATCGTTTCGGGGATGGGTTCCACCTTCAATCGGTTCATGCTGATGTTTGATGCCCTGGAGGGCCGGTTTCGCAACATCAAGTTAAGACCGAAGAAATCAGACTGTGCCGTCTGTGGTGACAATCCGTCTGTCACTGCCCTTCAGGATTATGAGGCGTTCTGTGGTTCTTCTGCCACAGACAAATGTAGAACTTTACATCTGTTGTCCAGTAAGGACAGGATATCTGTGGAGGAATACAAACAACTGCTGGATGAGCAAGTTCCTCACGTGCTGCTGGATGTTCGCCCTCAGGCTGAAGTGGACATCTGTCACCTGGAACATGCTGTCCACATCCCTCTGAgtaaattagaagaaaaagacaaagaatatCTGGAATACTTAGAAAAAAGaatttgtgaagaaaagcagagaactgATGGCCAAGCGTCTTTTCCTGTGTATGTTGTTTGCAAATTAGGAAATGACTCCCAGAAGGCTGTAAGAATTCTGCAGGAGTTACCTGACAAAGAATTTGGTCCTATATTAGCGAAGGATATTAAAGGGGGGCTCATGACTTGGGCCAGTAGAATTGACCCCACATTTCCTCAGTACTAA